In a single window of the Mustelus asterias chromosome 3, sMusAst1.hap1.1, whole genome shotgun sequence genome:
- the aqp12 gene encoding aquaporin 12 — translation MAGLNISFGYFFAIVAFCEVIRRICKKLLPLRIYSNLLVELVAGFQLAACWFELNMLVIIGPWGGGFGMDVVMTLFFLLFLIHEATFDGAEANPLITTHKLLCASSPVVASALKILAQFGGMQLANTITKLYWSWELTEFHLIQNMMARDCSSAIQTSVSHGAFVEATCAFLFHLILMKFEGAAFGSRILSKALTITALVYIAGPYTTGLFNPALAFSATFQCSGNTLSEYMVVYWLSPFIATILAIFLFNGNIPLLFCKNLLYAHRTKYKIPKGKSGLDQEENKAVDRQGKEIPGRGARR, via the exons ATGGCTGGTCTCAACATCTCCTTCGGGTATTTCTTTGCCATTGTGGCTTTCTGTGAGGTGATCAGGAGGATTTGCAAAAAACTTTTGCCCCTTCGGATCTATTCCAATTTACTGGTGGAGCTGGTCGCCGGCTTCCAGCTGGCTGCCTGCTGGTTTGAGCTCAACATGTTGGTGATCATCGGCCCCTGGGGAGGTGGCTTTGGAATGGATGTGGTTATGACTCTATTCTTTCTCCTCTTTCTGATTCACGAAGCCACGTTTGATGGAGCTGAGGCCAACCCGCTTATCACCACTCACAAACTGCTCTGTGCCAGCTCTCCTGTGGTGGCCAGCGCACTGAAGATATTGGCTCAGTTTGGGGGGATGCAGTTGGCCAATACAATCACCAAGCTATACTGGTCCTGGGAGCTGACTGAGTTCCATCTCATCCAGAATATGATGGCAAGAGACTGCAGCTCGGCCATCCAGACATCCGTCAGCCACGGGGCCTTTGTTGAAGCAACTTGCGCTTTCCTTTTCCATCTGATTTTAATGAAGTTCGAGGGAGCAGCTTTTGGATCCAGGATCCTGTCCAAAGCCCTAACCATCACTGCTCTGGTGTATATAG CTGGCCCATACACCACAGGTCTGTTTAACCCAGCACTTGCATTCTCAGCCACATTCCAATGTTCTGGAAACACTTTGTCAGAATACATGGTAGTCTACTGGCTCAGTCCATTCATTG CAACAATTCTGGCCATCTTTCTGTTCAATGGAAACATCCCTCTGCTTTTCTGCAAGAACCTTCTCTATGCACACAGAACAAAGTACAAAATTCCCAAAGGAAAATCTGGACTGGATCAGGAAGAGAACAAGGCAGTCGACAGGCAGGGAAAGGAGATTCCAGGAAGAGGGGCTCGAAGATGA